Genomic segment of Benincasa hispida cultivar B227 chromosome 1, ASM972705v1, whole genome shotgun sequence:
AAAAGACGATGAAGAAGACGAAAAAGATGacgacgaagaagaagaagatgaagaggaagaagactaaaaagatgaagaagacgacgacggagaagaagagaaagaagaaggggATGACGGAGGAGAAGatgaaagggaagaagaagggggAAGACAAAGAAGGGAGAAGATAATtacattttgctattttgtgtaaatagttcccttatttttttttttctaaaaataccTTATGATAATTGAATCAATGATTTAAAaggttaaatatatcattaatctataaaacacaaaatttaaaaaaaaaaaatcaagaaacatatttaaaatttagaacaattggacacaaataaaaaaatttaaaagttatcatattatatatttggatttattaaacacaaacattaaaatttatggaatttaatttaaccttttcttaaaaaaaaaaaatgtgtagaTGGATTTTAATTCTGTGAAAAACAACGGTGGAACTTGATAATGATTTTCTGTAGGCGATTCAATTGAAGCATCTTGTTGAGGATGGATCGTTGGAGTGGAATTTTGAAGGTTCCATTGCATCCGAAGAGCCGCAAGTTTTATCGAGTTGCAGCATCACTCTGCCTTTCCCCAACCTCCAAAACATTGAATGTAAGTTAAGTTATGGAATATTCTGCCATTGCATCACTATCACAAATTTCCCTAAACTAAACCCCTCTTTTCAGATTGAGGGAAATATTATATGCTATTTTTCCTTTTCGAAAAGGATACTCATAtctcatggtttttttttttattaggttCCCTGTGCAAACGCCATCTTTTTCAATGGGGATCGGGTCGAAGGGACGGGGAATCCTGTGATTGAGAGATTGTCTAATCTGCAGAACATAGCTGAAATTTTAGTTTCGAAATTTGGAGAGTCCACTAATGCATGGGTTGTCGAGGCTTCTGATTTCAATGGAGCTTTTGCTATATATCAGGATTTTATACCGTCACTCAATCGGTGGGGAGAACCAAAATCATATTCTCCAGATGGGTTTCCTGCTTCTCTGTCAACCGTTTCACTTTTGGAAAGTTGCTACAATGAGGTATGATCCAAATCGGGTCAATACTTTTGATCTTTTGAGTTAAATAGTGGTAGATTCGATAAACCAACCCTAAATAATTTAACCCCACTAACTTCAATAGTGTTCACCTTCgaattttgtatatttatcgagaaactttatctttttcctattttttttattgtacattTATCAAAGAATCCTATCTTCACAATTCTCCACACTAAATACAGACTTACTAACTCTAACGTATCGACTTCAGACTTTAGAACTCAACCCAGCATCCCATACACCCTCTTAATCTCTTAGTGGAATTGTATTCCTAAACCAATTAAGTTTTGCTCGAGGAAGATTTAAATCCTAACTTCTTTGTTAATGATGTATGGCTAAACCAAAATCTAACTTCTTGATCAATAATGCATGGCTAAGCTAATTGACAATTTATTGTCCCGACCTCTTGATTGATGATGTATGCCTAAACTTTGCTCAGGAGAGATTCAAATCTTTGTCTTCTTAATCGAGAGTTTGACCCAGTTGAGCTATGTTTAAGTTGATGGGAGATTTTGACGTGGACTGATGCACTCAGTTGTGGATTTGGCAGGTAAAGAAGATAATTCCTTGGGTAAAACCTGTATCAAAGGGAACCACCATATCTACACTGGGCTGCTGCACCCCCAAAACAATCATTCTTGGATTTAGCAAGGGAGGTACTGTGGTTAACCAGCTAGTTACTGAACTTGGCTCCAAAGACTTGATAGCTGCTGATGAGGATATACCTCATTCCAAGCAAGAACCGGGTGTTGAATGTTCTACACTTGAAGAGGATCAGTTCATATCAACTACAGAACAAAGCTTTCTGAAAAGCATAACAGAGATTCATTATGTGGATGTTGGGTTGAACTCCCATGGTGCATACCTTACAGACCCTGAGGTAATCAAAAGAATCTCCAGCAGCCTTGTTCAGGAGTCGAGAGGAATCCGTTTTGTTCTTCATGGTACTCCAAGACAATGGTGTGACAGCAGAAGAGTTTGGATTCGAGATGAGAAGGAAAAAATGATGAGTTTTCTTGCGTCTGAAGCTCTGAGAAGTGGAGGAAACTTGCAGTTTTGTGagagattttatttttctgGTAAGCCAGGGGACATGCAAATGcattttgaaataattgaaaagttGGATGTTTCTTGATCGCCCTATTGTCAGGTCGCTGGAAGATAAGAGTTTTGGATAATCCTGTGTACGTTGTACAAAATACAAGTTTGAAGAATAGATCCTGTCGTACTTGTTTGAAATGTCTAGTACACTTGATGTATTTTcgaataaaaaatgtttttaattctTGTAAAAGTCATTTCAAACATGTCATAGACAATAATGTTTTAACGTTTATATTTAGGCATCATCATCGAGGTCTTTGTAATGTTGTTGAATATGCTCACTAAATTCAATAGTGTAAATAGACTAGGTACTAGTCACAgttatttgttattatattaaaaacatGGTAGTTCTAAACATTGGATCTCACTTTTGATCTCTGTTTTCTTGAACATTAATTTTAGAAGTGTTGTAGTTTTTGAACTttacatgttaacattttaaaatttgtaacaatttaaaaatacatgaactaaaatttcaattttattgtataatttaatctctaatactttaaaatttgtaataattcaATCCATACtacaaaaaattttcaatttttatcccATAGTTATTTAGTCTTGTAAAGATTAATCAATTTATAAAGAAGGAAGctcattaaatattattaaattattgtactaaaaaatagaGGAGAACAATTTTTATAATTCAGACACGAGTTACACAACTCCACTTCGTAAACTTCTTCCCTTTTACACTTGAAGTCGCTTGAAATCGCTTGAAATTCTCAATTTCTTAAAtctttaaaaaccaaatatgTTTCATACCCAATTCTCTAAAATGAATGTTGAAAACATATTTAGAAAGAAGTTAGGTTATGGGGCAAAACTTGTTACAATTGTAAGAAATTATCTTCCACAAATCTTGACTTCATTTATTATGATTTAGACCGACCATGAAGTTTGGCATTTCTAATCCTTCAGTGTTTGCATTATTCTTTAATGCCAGTAGAAccatatgaaagaaaaaaaaaattactaatgcAGTAAGCAATAAATGGAAGGAGTATCACATTCTTGTAGTACTTGAAATTTTCTCGACAACGATTGATTTAATGCTATCTTCATATTaacataattaatgaatatttgcAACATGTACAAATAATCTGAGTTGATATGTGCAGATGAGAGCAAAGGCATGTAAAATATACAAGTTGAAGTAGAACAAAGGAACCATTAACAAAATTCTAACCTCCATCAACCACATAATGAGAAGCAAAATAACCATCTTCTTCTAGTCCCATTTATCCAGCTAACCTGTTGCTTTCCTGTTCTTCTTGCTCGAACCGATTTTTCGCCTTCCTCGCTTTCTTGTTCTCTTAGATGAATTAGGCTTGGCAGCAGAAGGGGATTTTGTTTTGTGCAGCGTGTTGGGTTCCTTGTCGTTTGAGGTTAAGTCACTTTGAGAAACTGCAGCTAGAGAAATGATTTTCTGCTCCTCTAATTTTTGAGATTCAATCAACTGACCTTTAACCCCTTCGGAAAGTTGCAACTCTTCCTTGACTGCGGAATCTTGTCTCAGAACTTTCTCAGTCTGTAAACATACAAGTGAGTTCCAATGTTCAGAACTACcatgttttaatataataacAGTTGCAACACATTAACCAAGCTATTATTACATAAGTTTGGTTGGAACAAAATCAAGGAGTTTTTGAGAACAAGGAAACTAAATAGTTTGATCAGTTGGAAGCGGCTAGATGGAAAACTTCTCCATGGTAGTTCTGTTTCCGAACTTAATATGAATTGAGAGGTCTTTATATCTCTATTTTAGTTTTGTGTGTGCTTTATGATTTTTATTCCACtttcgtttttctttttcattagaTCCATGAAAAGTTTTTTTCTTGTCAATCGAACAAAAATTGCACATAGCAGTAGAGAAAACTTACGGTTCCACAATCCGCGCTCTGCGTCATATCAGGAAGTAGCATGACCTCTCCATGAGTTTTAATTGCAGTTTCGGGCATAAGTACATCTAATGCATGCTCAGATATGTGTTGTGATGCTTCATGCAAAGACCTAACTAACTTATCATTTCCATCTTCAGGTGAAGCGGGATCATCGCTTGATGCCAGAGAGTATAGCTGATTGATTGCAGAGAACTTCATGGGATTTTCATTCACCACCTTGTCAATTCTGTTCTTCAACTCATGAACTTTTGACTGTGCAGCTTCAATTTTGAGAAAAACGTCTTTCAAATTATTATCACTATCTCCCAACATAGAAGATGCCCATCCGTCAGTTGCCATTGTTCCAAAGTCATTGATGTCATCGCGTTTTATATTTCTTGTTTTGTCTGTAGATATCAGGGCAGAGAATCAATGGCAAGTACTCACTACTGTAAGCCAGGAGCTCTTCAAACATAGTCTTCTCAAACTTAAAATCCTATATCagacttttcttttaattataagAAACAGAATTATTTGTTTATACATTGATAGAAACtcaggaaagaaaaaaaaagttttgaaaaaaagtaCAAGACATAGACTCATGAATCTTGCTCTAATTAGCATAAATGAAGAAGGCATGGTTACCCAAAAGTTCAAAAGTGTAAGCTGTGAAGCACAAAAAAGACGAATAGGATCCTTATGGTTGTTACAAACACTagatcaattttcttttctaggAAACAAAACGATATTATACCGAAAGGAGATGATATGGTCCCTAAAAAGCCAAGAAGATTTTAAAGAAGACTCTCAATGGGCAGAAATATGCGTCAAACCATAATTACAGATTTCCATAAACTCGTTAGTCTTCATAGAGAAAACACCAAGTAGAAGAGTGAAGTTTAGCTAAATCTCCAAAAATGTCATGAGGTGAGTGCGCCACATTGGACAAAAGGATTCTAGCATTGCCACCAAAGAAAGTCCCGGAGATGAGTGGGAAAAATGCATCTCTACTCCTAGGAAAGACCCAGGAAAGGTTAGAACTTCTGAATAGATCAGGCCAGCATCAGGCgccacaaaaaggaaaaaaagagggAACTTTTGAATAGCCCTATGGTATCTTCCCGATAAGACTCAAAGAAATAGCATCACAGCTCACATTTTGAGATGGTTTGAGCTTCTCATCTCAAGGGAATCCCACAAAACGACTGCCTAAGTTTTCAACAAAATCATTGAGATGGAAGAATCTAGGAACCTTACTTTCAGAGGCTCACAAGTCACGAGTGAAAGAACCCGACTTGTCAATTGGAACATATTTATCTGCATCAGCCTTGTAAAAGAAAGTGGCTTAGTGAGGGTGATGAAAACACCGATTTTTTTCCATCGAATTCTTGCTGCTTGTAAACATAACAACTCAATTACTGAAATTCTATCCAGAGATGGTATTAGCCTATCGCTCTCTGGCAACAttgagaatgagtttattgACTTCCGTACGAAATTATTTACTGAGAATGATTAACAGCATTTTCTCCCAACTAAGGTTGATTGGAGCCCAATCAGTAGTACACAAGCAACTGAGTTGGAAGGTTTTTAACTGCAGAGGAGGTTTTCCAGGCTGTCTTTTTCTTGGTTCTAGTAAGTCCCCTGGTCCTCATGGCTACACAACTGAATTTTTCAAGTTCTTTTCGGCCCAGCTTAAAGCTGATGTTTTGGCTATGATCAATATTTAATGAGTATTTTCCTTCTGGGATTATTAATGCATCCCTGAATGAGAATTCTATCTGCTTAATTCTGATGAAGAAAATTGACTCTAAACCTGTTGTTAATTATCACCCTATCAACTTCATTCCTTGTGCTTATAAGATAATTGCTCAGGTTTTATCTAATCGTTAAAAGAAGGCTCTTGCTTTACCATTGCTGATAACCAGTTAGCCTTTGTTCCTAATAAACAACTATTGGATGCTGCTTTAATGGTGAACGAGCtgatttttcttaaaagaaaacaagacttttcattgaataaatgaaaagagactaatgatCAAAATACAATGAAACAAAGAAAAGTAAATATAGCaattacaatttttttgttttttaaagctCAAGACGCAATAAAGCATAATAGTTTCTGGGGCTTAAGTACAAGGCGCAAAAAAGAACgcccagtttttttttttttttttttggttgagaTGCACTATATATAAAAGTAATACATAAGAAGAAGAGATTAGTTGAATtggaaatatgaaaaaaaaaaaaaaaaaaaaagaccccTAAATAGAAGAAGTTTTGTATTTACGCTTAGTAAATTTGATTAAGttaataaagaaggaaaaacattaattataactatattttaaaaataatgaaaaacccCATGGCCCAAGGCTTAAAGTCTTGGGGCTTCACAAAAGGCACGTGCTTGAGGCACACCATATTTTGTGACTAAAAGGTGAGGTACCAGACAGGCCTTGAGCCTAGGCGCGCACTCGAGAGGGCTTTTGAATCAAAAGGAGAGGACAAAACTCAAATCCATCTCAAACAAATAATCAAATAGCAACTAATCTTGAAAGGCTTCAAGAATTCTTCCAAGGCGAAACTCCTTAATGTAAATGAACACCGAACAACTGAGGGAAAATATCTGAAGGCCCAACCAAACTAGAAACTGATAGCCATAAATAAGATATTGAAAACCCcctaaaagagaagaaaggagAAGCAATGTCCAAAACCACAACACAACCAAGAAACTTCTGATGACAAAAAGTTGGCATTAATGGCTAAATGGATTTGCCGTTTTCTTCATGAAGAGTCCGCTCTATGACGGAAGTTGATTATTGTCGAGTATTACACAGATAGAACTGGAGAGGTTTGTTAATGCCTATTCACTCTGGACCTTTTAAGTGTGCTTGGCAATTTATTTGCCAGACCATTGACTTGATTGCTAGTTGTGTGTAACATTCTCTTGGTAATGGGCCATCTACTTCTTCCTGGACTGATTCGTAGCTTAGTTGTGGTTCTATTAGGTTTGTGTTCCCTAGGCTTTATCGTCTTGCTATGGTTCGTATACTATCATTGATATGTGGGTTGAGGTAACTAAGACTTGGGACTCACGACTTCATTGTAATCTTAATGATTCAGAAACAATTGAATGCGCTAATCTCTCTCATCTTCTGTTTCGTTCCAAAATTCGCCTAATTCCTAGTCTTGGCCAATCAATCCTTCCTGGcattattttgtaaaatcacTTGGGGAGGATTTGGTGGGAACTGTGAATCTTTTGTTCAAAGATCTTTCTATGGTGATTTGTGAATCTTTTGTTCAAAGATCTTTCTATGGTGATTTGGAAAGATTATATccaaagaaaattgaaattttcctttgggagtttAGCCTTGGTGCAATTAATACAAAAAATAGATTATTAAGGAGAATGCCTTAAATGAATCTGCCCCTTTCTTGGTGCCTTATGTGTGAATAAATCTCCCAAACATCTTTTTATTCATTGTCCTTTTGCATCTCAGTTTTAGTTATCTGTTTTGGAAGCTTTTGGGTGGTTTGTGCCATTTATGAACTACTTGCGTCGGTTTTGCTTGGTACGAAGAAAATGTTATGGTTGGCCATAATCCGAGTGTTTTTCTGGCATCTTAGGGTAAACGAAATGGCCGTATTTTTCAGAGATGTTTCCTCTTCCTTTGAGCGTTTTATGGATATGGTTCtgttttctgctttcttttgaTGTAGAATAAACACCCCTTTTCTTTTAATAGCTTATTCTATTTTATCTCCCATTGATCTGTCTTGTAATTCACCAATAGGGTGTTTTGAGTATTTCTCCTTTATTCTATTTACAAATGAAATCGTTTctttatgtgtgtgtgtgtgtgttacTTCGCTCCTTGCAATTGAAATTGGTAGAAAGTTCACCTCCTAAAATTACTTCAATCTAAATTCTCCCTACCTCCAAAACCTTTCATAAACCAACTCTTATTGATGACAAAGATGCCTCCGTCCAAGTATCCTATTGATATTCTTAATATTTCCATACTAATATTCCTGACACTACTCTGCCTCAAAACTAACCTTGTCCTTCCTAACACTCTAGAACTTCAAAGCATTTCTGTGTTGAGACCCTTTGTGGCCATCCCAGggaaaaaaggagaagaagaagaaaaagattttaTGGCTCAATCTTGTTAAAACTATCATCTGAGAGAAATGCGAAAACTTTTTAAGGGTCAAGAGATCTTGGGGAAATAATTGGGAGGTTCAGGTTTTTGTTACATTCTCTTGGAAGAATCTCCACGAGGACTGTTGGTATATTCATGAATCATGAGGATTAACAATGTCAAACCCACATATGGAGGAAAAACAAAGGGATAACGATATCACATACCCTAAACAAAGGGATAACGATATCGCATACCCTAAGAAAAACGACATTGTTAGCTCTTAATCGTAAAATATCAAGTATAAAACTAATTCATCCAACAGTCAAAGATTTGAAATAACTTTCACTTCTGCGGCTATAATTAGTCTGCAGCAAACTCCTATTTAGCCATACCACATGTACAATTTAATGAAATCAACCAAAGTAAATATTACGATCCACTTCACTTACctaatttaaaaaaagtatCTTCCAAAGACATGTCATCAGCAAGAGACCTCTTCTTCTctggaataaaaaaagaagactGAAATGTCATAGAGGGAGACGGACACCAGGAAAAAAGGTATTGCATAGAAATAGTTGAGGACTTGATACCATAATAGGAGAACAGATTATGATGTGCCATATATGAAGCTATATCAGTAGTCTCTTCAACTTTCttccttccctttcttttcaTAACCCTGTGTCTTTGAGTGTGACTTGAGAATCCTGTTGACTTCACATCAAAACCTTCTGTTGAGAAGTGTTCGTAGACAGACTGCTTTCTTTGATCATATAATGCAAGTTCTCTATCATATTTTAACGACTGAGACTGAAGTTTCTTAATTTGCAGTTCTAACCATCTACACCGCCACATAAGAGGACCTATAAACTTCCTCCAGTGAGCTGTCAACTTTTTCTTCCTAGAAAATAAGATGCATGTATAAACACGTGAAGATCATAGATCATTGAGGTAAAAGATATCATAATTGAGgaatatataaacttaattgtATTAGTCATACAATTTTTTCCTTGTTCTCACAATGTCAGCCATGCTAAGTGACGACATGCGTCTTAAAAATTTTTAGGAATGGGCTTGACATGGCTTTTTCCATCAACCAAGTCAATAACAACCCAACCAGTATACAAGATAGGATATATTTTTTAGAGCAAGGAAACTCCAGATATGATATTTGCAATCTTCTTTTGTGTTAATAACAGTTTCAATTTGACattattgagttttattttattttaatttgtgttACTTAGTATGAAAGAATACAAGAGGCTCAAAATAATgacaacttatttacaaatatagcaacgGTCTACAAAAACAACCAAAAGAAACGGCTTATAAAAACAACTGACCAAAAGAAGCTATACAGGGACCAACAAACAAGAAAAGGGATCCAATATACAAAAGAAAGAcctaatgaataattacaaaaattttcaaacataGGCCATGTAGGGCAAGCAAATTGTCCCGTGAGATTAGTCAAGGAGCAGATAAAATGGCCCAAACACTCATGGATAgcaaaaagataataataaaataaaaataaacacaaGCCCCAAAGTGAGGCGTTAAATCTAGCTAAGGATCAAACCTCCTCCATATGACACTCCACACCCCCTAAAGATCCTGTTTGTTCATTATAAGATGGTTGcataattttacatttatttattactttttttttttttttttgggtaagcAACCGAGACTCAGATTTCACTAAGAAATAGTAAAAGAAAAAGGGCATACAAGAAAGACATCCCACAAAAAAGGCAGAGGGAGCCCCAAGCTAACAACAAAAGGGGCTTCGATCCAATAAGACCACGCCAAGATCATAATTACAAAAGAGACTATAAACAGGCGCCCACAGGAAGGCATTAAACTGGGCTCCCTCCCAAACCTCCTCACAGGATCTCTCAATCTCTCTAGAAATCCTATTATTCCTCGTGAAGCTATGACTACGAGGCAATATTTTCAATGGTTAGCAGGATATTTACTTTAAATAACAAACTCTATGCTTTGTTTGATGAAGGCTCCAAGTCCAAACAGTAACTAAATCAGTTCCACTTTCCCCTTACAattcaatgcattttttttgTGGGAAAAAGATCAAATTGTTCATCCACAAATAGAACACAATTAAGTACAAAGAAAACGTGGGGGGGAAAAAGAACAAATAAAAGCAGCAAAGgcgaaaagaaaaagaaaagatacaTGTACTACCTCGGAAATACTTCGCTGTATCCATTAGACATATGCTGCAAATTATTATCACCATATAATTGGGATTCAACTTCTTCATCATCCAATAACAAACCATAATCTGTCCCAGATACAGTATCTCCAAACGAGCTTGAATATTCAGTTGAAACATTGCATTCATTACTAGGACCTCCCTCACAATTCTCTGTACACCCAATAATATCAAGCTCCATATCCTCACTTCTATCTAACATCATACTTGGTTCAAAGGATGGAGCTTCTATGTCATGAATGTTATCCTGACAACTCCCTGCACTCTGCTTATCTTGAGCAGCATTTCCGTCCTCCACACACCTTGAAACCTCCATCAAAACTTCCTCCTTCACTTTTGATCCATCTTCAAGTCCCATGCTAGTATAGGCCCGAATTTAGGCACTCTTGAGTGCAATCGGGCAATAACATCTAAACAAATAAACGGGATCAGAATATGCAACACACTACCCAATACTTATTCTGAGCTAGTGAGCTTATCACAAGTAACTGaagtaaacaaaaatatttcaaGCTTTCCAAACGAGAA
This window contains:
- the LOC120086870 gene encoding uncharacterized protein LOC120086870; this translates as MDRWSGILKVPLHPKSRKFYRVAASLCLSPTSKTLNVPCANAIFFNGDRVEGTGNPVIERLSNLQNIAEILVSKFGESTNAWVVEASDFNGAFAIYQDFIPSLNRWGEPKSYSPDGFPASLSTVSLLESCYNEVKKIIPWVKPVSKGTTISTLGCCTPKTIILGFSKGGTVVNQLVTELGSKDLIAADEDIPHSKQEPGVECSTLEEDQFISTTEQSFLKSITEIHYVDVGLNSHGAYLTDPEVIKRISSSLVQESRGIRFVLHGTPRQWCDSRRVWIRDEKEKMMSFLASEALRSGGNLQFCERFYFSGKPGDMQMHFEIIEKLDVS
- the LOC120076910 gene encoding uncharacterized protein LOC120076910, with translation MGLEDGSKVKEEVLMEVSRCVEDGNAAQDKQSAGSCQDNIHDIEAPSFEPSMMLDRSEDMELDIIGCTENCEGGPSNECNVSTEYSSSFGDTVSGTDYGLLLDDEEVESQLYGDNNLQHMSNGYSEVFPRKKKLTAHWRKFIGPLMWRCRWLELQIKKLQSQSLKYDRELALYDQRKQSVYEHFSTEGFDVKSTGFSSHTQRHRVMKRKGRKKVEETTDIASYMAHHNLFSYYEKKRSLADDMSLEDTFFKLDKTRNIKRDDINDFGTMATDGWASSMLGDSDNNLKDVFLKIEAAQSKVHELKNRIDKVVNENPMKFSAINQLYSLASSDDPASPEDGNDKLVRSLHEASQHISEHALDVLMPETAIKTHGEVMLLPDMTQSADCGTTEKVLRQDSAVKEELQLSEGVKGQLIESQKLEEQKIISLAAVSQSDLTSNDKEPNTLHKTKSPSAAKPNSSKRTRKRGRRKIGSSKKNRKATG